In the genome of Lathyrus oleraceus cultivar Zhongwan6 chromosome 4, CAAS_Psat_ZW6_1.0, whole genome shotgun sequence, the window AAGATCAATCATATATGGTATAAATATCACTCGTGGTATCTGGTATAAAGACCATACGTAATAATTTCTCACACAATGAGAAATTCAAATAAACGTCCAAAGAGAATTCAACGATAGTAATTTGACCATTCAAAATAATATCTCAAACAATGAGAAATTCAAATAATTCTCTAAAgagaattttaaaaaaaaaactttatAATTTCTCAAACAATGAGAAACTCAAATGATTTTTTAAAGAGAATTCAAGAAAATACTCAAAAAATTTAACGAGTAGAAAAAAAGGGAGAGAAGTTTGTGTTTCGACAATTCGAAAATATAGAGTAAAGAGAatggaaaagaaaaaaaatttaaaaaaaattgtatgtCTTGGAATGAAACGTATCCATTCTTTTTATATAATGATGTAAGCTTTTTATATAAGAGTAATGTTATTCTTACACCATAATGTTACACCAATACTTACACCAAACATTGTTCACCGTATTTATACGGTGAACagtgttttttttaaataaaaaatattaaaaagtatttataaaaaatattttttttaaattaattttatagcaaaaatataatattttttattaatcaattttattatttCATTAACCACAAAAATATATGTTATTAACAATTTATTTTTCTGATAGTTTATTAACCAATTTCacaattttattaattaataaaatacATAATATTAACCAATATCTGATCtataatttgattaataaaattgaaaaattaaaaactataaataataaaataaaataggtCACCATTACAAATTAATGTCAGAACTTGGTTGATATTATGTATTTTATTGGTTCATAAAATAGTGAAATTGGTTAATAAACTATCAGAAAAATATGTGGTTaataacatatatatatatatatatatatatatatatatatatatatatatatatatatatatatatatatatatatatatatatatatatatatatatatatatatatatatatacttttgTGGTTAATGCAATAATACAATTGgttaataaaaaatattatatttttattataaaattaattttaaaaaaatatttttaaaattttttttatttaatataaaattttaatattattttatttggTAAAAAATATTTGAAGTAAGTATTGGTGTAGGATATCAGTGCAAGAATATCTTTAGCTAGTCAAAGTATCTAATAGCAACTAAGATGTAAGGAGGTGgccataaaataaatataaaaaattgaGACATGTATACAATAATTCCCACGTGTATTGTCTATGAAAATGCATACTTTCTTCTTTAATACACAGTGATGACAAAGCTCCCTTCAAACGTTTCTTTGGTAGTTTAACCAAACAGCTGGAATTCCGGTTACAACTCTCTTGGAGCCATTACCGGCCACCGGAACACCAGTTACCGGAACTCCATTCCCCTTCGATAGCATCGAATTAGAACAAGAATTTTGTTGAGACACTTTTACCCTAGCTGAAATATTTACAACTCCATTTCTCCTAACTCTATTATCCCACAACCTATAACTCAAAAACTGCAATTGGTTTTCATGCACATAACCTCCAATGAAATCAGAAATAGGTATTCTAGCCATTCCAACACTACTACTACTAGTTCCTCTTGTTTTGTATCTCACATCTATTGTTACGAACCTTGCATGCATTGGCACATTCATCACTAACTTCTCATTCCATCTAGGGTAACTCCCGCCTTCCGAATCAAGCTTGGTGGTACTCGCTTCGTCGTTGCTTCCGTCGCATTGAACCGTGACGAATGTGTTTCCTTTTATGGCCTTTTTGTTCTCGTGTAGATTTTCTGCAGATAGAATAGTTATCTCTATTGTCATTGACATCTTAATTATATGTTGAATGAAATAGAAATATTATTATGGATTATTGTTTCAACTTCAAGTAATAAGTAACTCTATTTTATTGGAGGATTAGAAATTGGATGAAATAATGAATATAGAAATTGAGGACTGAAATTAATTAAGGTTGAGTTGAAGAGAATGAGAGGATTTGTGGTATAGATATATGGAGTTTTGAGAAAGGGGAGAGAAAGGAGAGAGAAAGAGAATGGTTGCTTCTATTTTTTATTCGAAGCCTTTTTTTTGGAATTGAAAGGAACTCGGCAACAAAAAAACGGTGGAATTGAACTGTAGAAAAAAAGGCGCGTGGTTTTGACGAGTGGAAAGAAAACGTTTTAAAGTGTCTTTGCCGTTATACTTACGGCGGAGCTTACTTGGAAGTTTCGGTTCTCTTTGAAGGAATTTTCGACCAATTGTAAAGCTCAAGATTGGaatttatttctttatttcatAATTACCTCATAATTTGCATAAGAATTGTTTTTCCGGCTAGCTGGACTTATAGCTAAAGGCCTAAAAACACACTTAAACAATAAAGTATAGAGTAGGTCATTCTTCGTTCATTCATCcaagagttcaaggaagtcaaAATCATGAATCCCTACCCGGTTAAAGTCATGGTTAAATAGTTACGTCTACACAAGAGTCACGGTCACAACACAAATGATTGCATCCATATGAAGGATGCAATAGAAGATTTAATTAAGAAGGGGTAACTTATTGAGTACACCTAGGATGGTGACCGAAAGGGAGGTCAAGACAGTAAGAGTGGGTGTATATTTGTCAAAGAAGAAGACACCCCCCCCCCCACCCCACCCCTCAAGGAAAAAACTCCAAATAAGACAAATAAGACTATTGAAATTGTCACTAGAGCCAAAGGGGGAAAAGACAGTTGTAGTGAAGAAGAGGAATACGAGAAAGGGAAGCGACAATACATCACATCCATTACTGGTGGTCTTACAAGTTCAAGGAACCCTTCCAAAGGAACGATGAAGAGAAAAATCATTGAGGTGATGGCTGTAAACAAAGAAAATGGGGAAGCTTCAATCGGGGAATTAAAAAGATCTATTCTTAGATTCCTTAATAGTGAAAAGGTAGGAGAAATCCTAAACGAGATCTTTCTTTTGGTGATAACGGTTATTGTCACCAATCTTGACGTCTCTCGAGTCCTTATTGATGGCGGAAGCTCTTATGATATCATGTACTCATACCTCTTTGAAAAGCTAGGGTTGAAGAAGGAGAAATTATGGATCTATGAAGGATCTGAAATGCAAGCTTTCAATGTTATAGTAACCCGCCCCTGGGGTTATGTCAAACTGATGGTCACCCTAGGAGAATAAAGAGACAACATGATGGTCGACTTTCAATTTCTAGTGGTTCCTTGCAAAAGAGTCTATAAGTGTTTTCTGGACAGGCCCATCGCAACAACCTTAGATGTTGTGGCTTTCCCAATCCATCTCAAACCTAAATACCACAACATCCACGAAGAGCTGGTGATAATATGCGACAACTTATCTGGAGAAAAAATGATATACAAGGATCTTCAATAAGACTAAAAGAAGAACAAATGCAAGGCTATGGATTTCAACTTAGCCTCTCTCGTCAGGTAGTTAAGAGACATGTCAATTAAACCCTCAGTAGGTAAAGCAAATTATTCTGGTGGAAAATTTGCAAGTGAAGACTCTCAGTGAAAGTCTAATCCAGCTACCACATCCCCTAGCAACACCTCCAACGGCCAAGCCGCTTGGATAAATTTAACTTGATGCATATGTAAAGCGGTGAGTAAAGCACTTATGATAAGAATAATGGGAGTTTTATGTATTTATCTTTTAAGAAATGACTTACCTAAAACACTAAACGATATTTTCCCTTTGAAATTTTTGGGaatcaattctctttttcttttcttatAAACTCTTTGAATCTTTTAACAAGAGAGATCATTTTAAAATTTTCACTAATTCTTACTATGTGATTAGGGTTGGCAATGAACTGAACCAACTCGAAAATAGTTTGAAACTCGGTTCGACAATTAAATTATTTAACTAGGTTCATGAACCAAATGAGTTGAATATGAGCAAAAAACTAAGTTTTTTAACTAAATGAGTTGAACTTGAACTATACATAGTTCGGCTCGTTAGATTAATGAGTCAACTCGATTATATATGAGAATAATTATATTATCTTTAAGAGTAGGTTTAAAATTTTACTCCAAATCTTAACCCTATATTGTCCCTCCATACTAGTTATGGTAGTAAAGCAGACAATTGTATTTATAGTCATCCTTGTTGGATGCATTATGGCATTTGTGAAAATAACATGTGTCCTGAAGGTTGCAAGTGGTGTAATCATTTTGTGATGGATGTGTAATAATTTTTAGTAATTCTTTTTTGTACTATTTCATTAAATTTGTAAGGTTCCTAAATATTTAGATGAAGTTGTGGATTTTTGAGACAACTTTAAACTCCAATTGAGTAGTTGTTGAATTAGACTTTCAAATATATCTCTTGAAAGTTGTGTAGTTTTTTAAACTCCAACTAATAACTTTTATTaatattttctttttaaaaaatattaatttaaaatgtcaaatatatatatatatatatatatatatatatatatatatatatatatatatatatatatatatatatatatatatatatatatatatatatatatatatatatatacttaaaAATGGCTTTTAAGTCCGTGGAACAAGTGAGTTGAACCTAATGAGTTGAACCTAATGAGTTGAACTAAATTGTTCGTGAACTTATAACGAGTCGAGTATGAGCTTAAAAAAAGTTTGCGTCGAGCTCGAACCGAGATTTGAGCTGAACTAATTCTTAACGAGTCGAGATGAGTTCGACTCGACTCGACTCATTTCCAGCCCTATATGTGATAAACTATTTAAAGAATTCAAAGAATTCTTTATTTACATGTTTTGGACATATTTTATGATTCATCATTTAAAATTTGATGCTACAAAACATTTCTACAAAATAATCTTAAGTTTTAACTTTTGGTAGCCAATTCTTTTTGGATATTTTTGAGTTAGTAGATTTAAAGAAGCTCATGTTATTAGAAGAGAATCTAGTAGACAACATTAAATCATGAATTTTGTTAAACAGTATGAGTTCACGTGGCCATTTCTACCACAATAATTGTATTTAAAGATAGTGGGATAGGTTTTCTTTTTAGCAAGTAAAGTAAAATTTTCTTGAGGGACTTAGCATTACTATCAGGTTGATAACCTAGACCACTTTTATTATAAGTACGACTCTTTGATTATATGTAATCATGTCAATATCATTTATAACTCTAGTAAACCTACTTAGAGTTTGATACAAATCTTCAATTTCATGTTTCAAAGAATCACAGGTTTTATAGTTTGTTATAAGACATATATTTCTATCTTCTTTTGATTCATCAGATGAATTTGGATCGTTTTTTTCCTTTGTGAGATCCATCTCGTTTTGAAATGTTTGCATTGATTCCTCTTATTTTAGTTTCTTGATGAATTTTAATTCATTTAGTTAACATTACTTGTATCTCCAAATTTCAATGTCGAATTAGTTTTCCAACACCAGACATTAAATCTCAAATACTTGTTAGAAACACAATTTTCAAACAGTTTGTCAAGAGTTTTAACATTAGAGAATCGGTTTTAAAGATCTTCTTCTTAATCGTTTGGTGTCTCTAATTATTGATATAGTGTGTTCATCCTTTTGATCTCAGTAGAATCTCCATAGATTATTTTAAAGAGTGTATCACACTTCTTTCACAATGCTACAATTAGAAACATATATGTACTCTCAAATGTTTAACGCATTAAATATCAAGTACTTGACTTTAAAACTTGTTGtactttttctttttcttctatgACCATAAATCTTTCGGTTTATTCACCACTTCATTATTTATAAAATGAAGGGGAATAAATAGATCATCTACAATATAATTCCACATATCAAGATTAGCTTTTAAAAAATGTCAGTCTTGTTTTCAATATGATATACATTTTACCATCAAATGGTAGAGGTTTGTTCAAATTAAGACTTATATGTACAATAAGTGTTTGAAGTCATTACTCTATCTCCTGAGACAATTAGTCTTTATAATAGAAGGTTTTCATACCACTAGTTAACCAAGTAACTCTAAAGACAAGAAAGTTGGTGAATTGTGTTAATTGGTTTATAAATTGTGTCTACCATCTAAAAAATACATAATAGGATATTGTATATATCTTCATTATCATATCATATTAGTATCCATCTCTTTATATCGCATCTATATCCATTGTGTATATCAAAGGAGTCCTTGAAGTACACTtgagaaaagaagaagaagaagaagaagaagaagaagaagaagaagaagaaaaagaagaagaagaagaagaagaagaagaagaataagaagaagatgGTTGAGTTGAGATCAAATATGTATTGATAAGTTAGTTAGGGGATTAGGAATTAAAAATTGTGAGTTGTTTAATCTATCTCTCTTGAAAAATGGCGTTATAGAATCCTTATTAAAATGAGGTCATTTGGCAAGACTTATTATCCTTTAAGCATGGGGATATTAAAAGTCAAGTCAATGAAGATTTTCCTAGTTTTGTGGGTAAAAAAGATTTCATTTGGTGGATTGATTTGAATATGCTCGATTTTGACCAAGTGGCTGACTCTAGCACATTGAGGGATTATTTTAAAGGAAGAGTATGTAATGGGGAGTCATTGGGGTTTTGGAGGTTTATATGGATAGGATATGAATTTATTTGCACTCAGTTTCCTGATTTATATCGAAGGGCAGATAGGAAGAAAGTGAAGGTTTGAGATATGGTTTTGTTGGAGAGGCTTTGTTTATGACTGGAACCTACAGATTGATGATTCTAATTTGTCTTCTACAAAAACCGATCAATTGGAAGGCATGGAAGATGTTCTACAAGAGGTTTCCTTGGAGCAGCAGGATGTTGATTCTTATGTATGGTGAAGAGATCCTTGTGGCTTCTCTGTAAAATCTTATTATGCTTGACTATCTGATATGGTTAATGCAGGTCCCTCAAATTCATCAGTCTGTCAACAAGTCTTGAACTCCATTTGGAACATAAAAGCGCCAAGCATGTTGCTCGTGTTCTGGTGGAGACTAATTATCAAAAAAATTGCAAACAATGGTGGATCTATCTATAAGAAATGTGACTGTTGATAAATGTTCTCCTCATTGTTTCAAAGAAGATGAGTCGAGATTGAATATTTTATGCTTGTGTCTGGTTGCCAAGTATATATGGAGGATCATCCTTAACTGGTTGGTTTTGGATTCTAGAATTGAAAAAGTCTCTTTGAACAATCATTTCTTATCTTTTACCAAGATGCTTAAATAGAGGATTTCCAAAGGGATTAGCGGTTTGCTCTAGATCTTGGTTTGTTGGTGTCTGTTGATTAGTAGAAATAATGTATTGTTTAATGATGGATTCAAATATGTGTTAAAAAATTCTTAGTTTTAAACTTCTTTCTTGGGAGTGGGTGGTTGTTAGGCGCAGAGGGTGTGATGATTATAATCTTTTTTTCTTGGAGCCATAGTCCTTTGTTTTGGATTACTAGGTGTCCTTTGTTAGTGCGTGAGGCACTTTTGTGAGGAGATAAAAGAGAGAGAATATGGAATAAGGATTCTATTATTGAAGAATGAATGTGTTACAAACTGATTTACATATACATGTATTTATATATAAAGTTACTTGACTACTAAGTAACAAATATAAAAAACTAAGTAACAACCCCTAAACCCTAATTATCTTTGGGTTTGGTCCATACACAACTTAGATTATATCTTATATCTCAACATACCCCCCTATAATCCAAGTTGTCAAACATACACTAATCATAGTCGATCTGaactattcctaatttctttctcaaattcaaaaatccgttgatcttcaatctttTGGTGAAAATGTCGGTCAACTGTGATTCATTTGAGCAATGCCTCACTTCAAGTTCACCTAAATTTACCTTATCCCTAAGGAAATGAAATCTAGCTTCGATATGCTTACTCTTTCCATGCAAAACTGGATTCTTCGCAAGATTTATGGATGACTTGTTGTCGATCTGCAGCACTAGAGGTTTCTTCACTTCGGCCTTCATTTCTTCAAGCACGTATATTATCCAAATTTCTTGAGATGCAGCATAGGATCAtgctatatattcagcctcaCACGATGACAATGCCACCATAGGTTGCTTTCTCGAGCACTATGAGATTGGGGCACCAAACACTTAAAAGAAATAATTTGTTGTGCTTCTTcgatcttccttatctccacacTAATCACCATCTTAATAGCAATTAATCACAACTTATTTTCTTTTAGAATCCTATCGAAATAGAATTCCATAGTTTATCGTTCCTTTTAAGTATCTCATGATTCTTCTTGTagccttcatgtgtgacacccttggttcaCTCATGTATCTGCTCATTAATCTGAATGAGAAACCTATATCAGATTGACTGTTGCACATATATCTCAAAGATTCgacaatttgtttgaacaaagttgcaTCGACTTTGTCTTCCTCTCCATGTTTTTCCAACTTCAAGTCTGGTTCGAAGGGTGAAGATGCAGGAGTCGAATCACCCATCTGGAATCTCTTGATTATCTTtttgacatactttctttgatgtagCATCATACCTTGCTTCTACATTTAAAATTCCATGCCTAGGAAATAAGACAAGTTTCCCAGATCCGACATTTCAAAATCCTTCTTCATCAGCTCTTTGAAATGTGACAAGTTCTCCAAGCTACTTCCAGTTACTAAcaagtcatcaacatataagTAGATGATTATTATGTCTTGTGCCACAACCTGGACATAGAAACCATACTCAAATTTACATTTTACGAATCCCAATTCAACTAATTATGAGTCAATCTTCTTGTTTCATGCCTTTGGTGCCTGCTTGAGACCATAGAGCACTTTGTGCAACTTGTATACTTTTCTTGCTTCCTCCTGAATCATAAACCCATGAGGTTATGTGACATATACCTCTTCATCGATAggaccattcaaaaatgttgatttcACATTTAAGTGAAATGTCGACTAGCCTTGCTTGCATGCCAAGGAAACAACTACCTGAACAGTCTCCAATATTGCTATTGGTGCGTATACTTCAGAGTAGTCGAATCCTGCTCTCTGAAGAAAACCTTGAGCTACCAATCTCTCCTTATGTCTTGCTATCGACCCATCAACATTGTGCTTCAAAACACTCACTTCACTTTAATAGCTTTTGTATGTGCTGACAATTCAACTAACTCCCACGTGTTGTTTCTTTCAATTACTTGTAACTCTTCGACCATAGCTTACTTCCACTTTTTATCGCTTAAGGCTTCACCATAGTTGATTGGTTCAACACCTGCAAGTAAGGCGAAATAAACTAATTAGCTATCGGGTGTGACTTTATCATCACCAGTCACTTCATAGTCTTGAATTCTTGTTGGACGAACTCTAGTTCTTTGATGTCTTTGACTAGTACTGGCTACACCATCTTCGAATTCCAATGTGTCGGGCATGTCAGCAGCTTCTTCAACTTCAACTAGAATATCTTCGACTTCGACATCATTACTTGTTTCCTCAAAATCATAGCTCATCAATGGCTTGTTAATTGCACCACTTGAATTCCAATCCCAGGAATAATTTTCATCAATCACAATATCTCGACTCATAATGATCTTATGATTAATTGGATTGAACAGCCTATATGCACCAATTTTATGATATCCTACTAGAATCATAGGTTCACTCTTGTCATCAAGGTTCCTTCTTCTAGCATCAGGAGCATGCTTGTAACAAATAGagccaaacaccttcagatgactcactgATGGTCGTTTTCCGCTCCAAACTTCTTCAGAAACCTTGTTTTTTAACTTCTTGGTAGGGTACATGTTCACAATATAAACAATAGTGGAAACAGCTTCCCCCATAAGGATTTTGGCAAATTCTTCTGCTTTAGCATGCATCTCGCCATGTCCACTATGGTCTTGTTTCTTCTTTCTGTTATTCCATTAAGTTGATGTTAAGGAGTGGTTACCTCATGATCAATACCATGATCTGCATAGAATTCTTCAAACATCTTGGATGTGTATCTTCATCAGTTCGCAGAACTTTGATCTTCTTCTCACTCTGGTTTTTGACAAGCAttttgaatctcttaaagatttaGAATACTTCGCCCTTTCGCTTGATCATATAGATCCATAGCTTTCGACTAAACTCATTGACAAACGAAACAAAATACTTGTTTCCACCAATGGTATGCTCTTCAAAAGGGCCACATACATCTAAATGTGCAAATTCGAGTATGCAGGAGGATCACATTGGCATAGTCAAAACTAAAGACTTTCTGGATTTCTTTCCGACTATACAACCTTCACAGAGTTTGTCAGGCATCTCCAGACTTTGTATACCAattaccatatcttgagtaatcGGTTGATTGAGTGATCGAAAGTTCAAATGTTCAAACCTCAAATGTCACAACCAACTATGCATGTGGTCAATAATTTTTAGACATTGTGCTTCAGTTGAACTGATCATGGTCTTGAATGTCCTATTCTTCGACAAAGGGGATTTCAAAACCAAATTATTCTGAGTGTCGAACAGTTCCAAGGCTCCGTCTTTCATATCACTAAGAAACCTTTTTCGATCAATTGTCCAACACTTAGCAGATTGCACTTCATTCCAGGTACATAGAATACAcatttgatcataacttttcCTTCATTGCTCCTTTGAAATATTATGTCGCCATTACCTTCTACTTGGAACGAGCTATTATCAGCAAGtttgaccttgctcttcttcgaTGAGTCGAAATCTACTAACCACGCTTTTCGATCAGTCATGTGATAGCAGCCCGAGTCGAGGAACCACATCTTGGATTCGACATGGTCATCTGCAACTGCAGCCATAACTACCATATCTTCAAAATCATATGAATCTTGGCGTGCAAGGTTCACTCCTTTCTCCTTGTCTTTTTTCAATCCCTTGTCTTTATTGTACCAATAATTCTTGGTCACGTGACCTCACTTTTCACAGTTATAGCACTGCACGCCTtttttctctttgtctttctgatagGAGTTTCCTCCTCCTCTTTTCGAGGATTCAAAAGCCCTATCATCGACCTTGTGCTTTTGAGGGTTCGACCAAGACTTCTTGCTCTGAGTCTTGTCTCCTTTTCCCTTGAACTTGTCGGAACCACCATGTTTTTTCCAAGTCTGGGCCTGCAGTACTTGTATCGAATCTTGAACCCATTTCCTTTTGACAATCCTAATCCCATGTGCCTCCAacgaaccaaccaaatcttccaatttcatggtttcaagattgttggattcttgaatagcTACGATAATGTAATCAAAGTAAGACATTTGATTCTTGAATAGCTACGATAATGTAATCAAAGTGAGAGGTAAACATACGcattaccttctcaactatcatcttatcatTTAGTGTTTCACCATTATCCTTCATGAGATTGATGAGATTTTGCACTTTCGACACATAGCCTGCAATTTTTCATCTTCTCCTATCTGCAGCAACTCATACTGCCATCGCAAAGTCTCCAATTTGGCGACTTTGATTTTCTCACCTTCTTCATagtacttgacaagaatatccCATGCCTCCTTCGTCGATTCAGCATGAAAGATCTTGTCAAAATTCACTGAATATACCGCTGATTGAATGCAATACGCGGCCTTGCAATTTTCTTCTTCGCCTCCTTGTTCGCCACTCTCTGAGCATCGGTTGCATTCTCAGCAA includes:
- the LOC127075892 gene encoding BON1-associated protein 2, encoding MSMTIEITILSAENLHENKKAIKGNTFVTVQCDGSNDEASTTKLDSEGGSYPRWNEKLVMNVPMHARFVTIDVRYKTRGTSSSSVGMARIPISDFIGGYVHENQLQFLSYRLWDNRVRRNGVVNISARVKVSQQNSCSNSMLSKGNGVPVTGVPVAGNGSKRVVTGIPAVWLNYQRNV